A DNA window from Mastomys coucha isolate ucsf_1 unplaced genomic scaffold, UCSF_Mcou_1 pScaffold21, whole genome shotgun sequence contains the following coding sequences:
- the CUNH10orf95 gene encoding uncharacterized protein C10orf95 homolog yields MYSYVCLPPGEGVWPRLQTLTYAYLPAPLLLPPIQTHNYCSRPVGLSTVPRELHCFHGAGAALASSTPPWWAFPLPGAAALGSSLPASGVSAPSQPGRAAAWPEDGSLHLQLRWGRVERVRGPPLPLPDAVRRDLRRVYGTYPRTDVRVTQRGGRFLVRAAPRVGEPEYKVARRVVRRPASGDDGDTGDQPAAPEAVQRGRPKKKQGPR; encoded by the coding sequence atgtACTCCTACGTCTGCCTGCCGCCCGGGGAGGGCGTCTGGCCTCGGCTGCAGACCCTCACCTACGCCTACCTGCCTGCCCCTCTGCTGCTGCCACCCATCCAGACCCACAACTACTGCAGCCGGCCGGTGGGCCTGAGCACGGTCCCACGCGAACTGCACTGCTTCCACGGTGCGGGCGCGGCCCTGGCCTCCTCCACGCCGCCCTGGTGGGCCTTCCCGCTGCCGGGCGCCGCAGCCCTCGGCTCGTCGCTCCCCGCCTCCGGCGTGTCCGCGCCATCCCAACCGGGGCGCGCCGCCGCGTGGCCCGAGGACGGCAGCCTGCACCTGCAGCTGCGCTGGGGCCGCGTGGAGCGCGTGCGAGGTCCACCCCTGCCGCTGCCGGACGCCGTGCGCCGCGACTTGCGGCGCGTCTACGGCACCTACCCACGCACCGACGTGCGCGTCACCCAGCGCGGCGGCCGGTTCTTGGTGCGCGCCGCGCCGCGCGTGGGCGAGCCCGAATACAAGGTGGCCCGGCGCGTGGTGCGCAGGCCCGCCAGCGGCGACGATGGGGACACCGGGGACCAGCCGGCCGCTCCGGAGGCAGTGCAGCGTGGCCGccccaagaaaaagcaaggacCAAGATGA